TAAAACCATCCTGGATGTCTtcattgtcatcgagagttcatgcgcatattctctgtccgagtatcgggttcagttcgaaagatggaaaggaattgacgttaaggatacaaaaataattcgaatttagattttttatgtacagtaaaaggaagaaatAATAATGAATCAGCCTGCCGTTTTCTAGCATTGATAACTtgcttattcgcccaagcatgcttttctgtagataagaccttcttcaaaaagacgttgttcaatgttacattcacatAAGTGTcagaacaggaccaattagtaTTGGtgttacatgtgatacgttcgctaacaatgttagcgggaaacaacgaaacaaacaaaataacgcattctcTTTCAGTGAGTAGGCTGGCGCTgagctacacagcaacaacagtaacgagaacatgttaattaataattggtaatgttcgttTATTATGCTGGATCGCTGAACGCCAAATCGGGACTTTTgcctgacttgtcgggacgacGGAACAAGACCCTAAAATGCGAGACtttcccgcctaaagcgggacgtatggtaagcctacataTAGGTCTCCCCCGGTCATTTTTTGACATCGAACCGAAGGCGCAAGTCTATACAACTCTCCATATACCCGCGACCTTGTATGTCGTCGCGAATCGCGAGCGACTCATACAAGCATTGTATATCATATAAAGTTTATAAACAACACCATTCTAAACGTCGCTTGCAGCCAATCTGCCCTTTAAAAAACAAATGGAATTCTATGATATTTCTTTTGATTTAGAACACTCGTTTGGAATtgaatttcaaatgaaaaataccTTTTAAATTGATGAACTATTGTTAAGTATATAATTGTTTTTAGGTGAGTAAGAGTCAACATAAATTATGATTTATGCTCATGTTATTTCTATAGTCTGATTTTTTtgtcaataatattattttagaaagaCCTCGCAAAACCGTCATAGATTATTTATAAGAAGATTTACTTCGTAGTATTCAACAATTTTAATGACATTAGAATAATATAACGTTAATTATGCATTAACGTTTGGCTACAAAGTAATTAAGGAAACGATTGATTTTCTTTCGTTTTGTTCATGTATGAATAATATACCCTAAATGTCCGCTGCATCCAAGTACTTCACATTTGTGTCCCGTACCTCACACGGCGTTACAATCTTATCACCTCGTGAGATATATATAAAGATACATTTCAATTGTCAGATAAATAGAAAATATGTATACAAGTTATTGATTATGAATAATGGAGATAGGAGAAAATTTCTGAAATTCTGTTTATTcttctataatatatattgaatgattttatttattgaacacgttagtggacataacgttttgttattatgttgttgttgttttttgtcacagaaaaaaatcgcttttctccttGACTAGTGGACCAATCGCTTCAGTGCTcaaagattaaatttttcgctagaaggctattacctttatttattttaaatattcggGGGAGCTgaatgagattcgtttttttgttcgCCATGACATCACCAGAATTTGCCactatgtggcgctacgtgtccatatatttgagcatggctCTCTTGTTTTCTGGTATCATTATCTAACGTGGCACTGCATACCAATGACTTTGGACAAGCTTCTGTTAAAAGTCATATTATGAGGTAGTATAAATTCACAActttattcttattttcattTCTGTAAATTTCAGTGAATAATAAAATCCTTTCCAGGTTTCCCATTCTATGCCATCAGCGTAAGAATCACGATTTCCTCCAATAAAATAATGGCCGTTAAGGTTGGAAGAATGACACGATCTGTACCACCAGGCTCCTTTATACAACATTGCACAATTGACACCGCTATTGTCATTATCTCTATCTTTTGTACTGAAATAGAATCCATTGTGTGAAGAAAATGAATCACCCGCATTTCCTGAGTATCCACTCACGTAGAGGATGTAATGGGATGCTGCGTTTCCTACCTGGAAGTTcctgaatttaaaaaacattCAATCTACCCAAGTATCGGCAAATTtatcaccactcttatataaaAACTAGTTCAAACATTGAAAGTCTTTTCTATTGTATCAGAAAATTTCACATATAAACTGCTGTTGGACTAGTTATAAATTTACGATCGAACAAATAACAATTAACTATTACGTAAGACACTCTCTCTCTCTGACGGGGTGGTCATCACTGACCAGCCGTGGCACTCTTCACGAATCGCCGCCATTGTTTCCGGTTTTGTGCCATTCTGAGTAACTCAAGCATGCTTATGTCTGCGATGTCCTTCACGTTGTCTGACATTCTTGTTTTTGGTCTCCCACGTCTTCTTTTGCCAGGGGTTTTACCAAAGAGCAAGTCTTTTGTTAGGCCTTCTGTTCTGGCGACATGCCCCAAAAATCGCAATTTCCTGTCATTGATGTTGTCCAGCAGTGTTTGGCACGGTCCAAAAAAGACACACCCGTAAGACACACCCATATATTATATAGATTTAGAAACGTTTATAATGTTCTTTCACCCACATCTATCAATTACTGTCTGTTTGTAAAGTGGTGATTCAAATAGATTCCAATGAGTGTAAAATGTTTAATAGGCATGATGAAATAGAAATATGTATTAGTCAATGCAATATTTAATCGATAAACTCACGAGTATCTTGCGTAGCGTTTATTTCCTTCCCAATCCTTCATGTTAATCAACAGTTCGTAGCTGTTGGAAGAAGTTAATTGATGCAAAATTTCAAGACCTACAAGAgttaaatttatcaaaacatacatataaaatgatatattgtcGGATGTTTACTTTAGTAATCCGATTTCTATGCTACGAGTAGAGAATTGTATTATTTCACGCGAGACGTTCAATTTATCAAGTTTGATTTTTATCACAGATATGTTAGTACGTTTTTTTGCATTAAAGTGGTGCTTGGTGAGTCCCTTCATGACCGGCGGATCAGTTGTTCGCCAACCCTGGTCTACGGCGAAACAGTGATTCAAAATTTGTTTAAGCTGTACAATGCTATCATACCAAGCCAATGCTCACTCGGCGTTTCCCCGAATCCCTTTACATAATCACTCCAATCACGATGGAAATTGACTAAGCCATTCATTCGACGTTGAAATACCTAATGTAATGAAGTACATGATTACCTTATTATGCAGATGTCTTAGTAGGATAATATTAGAACAAGaacattttattacttttatagCATACATTCACAATTATCAGGTGGGAAAGTTTGTAAACACAAGTCAATCGTGTCCCCTCCTACAACATTTTGTTTGTCGTTATATAGGTAGAATGTCTCATATATCCAAATTACAATTTAGTATTAATATATAACTGTTTTCACTTGATATTTCCCTAAAATTTATATAGAATATACATACCAGCCATCCTCCTCCATCAGTGGTTTGATCACAATAAACATCTTTTTTCCCAAAGAT
The genomic region above belongs to Styela clava chromosome 13, kaStyClav1.hap1.2, whole genome shotgun sequence and contains:
- the LOC120333107 gene encoding microfibril-associated glycoprotein 4-like encodes the protein MEITFTVVVVLLTFTMSINRTDGICVHKWKNGRFVSEGFCEDPDEEDKGSYCDKLFQRDAKIWNGTGGVFKGDDIFGKKDVYCDQTTDGGGWLVFQRRMNGLVNFHRDWSDYVKGFGETPSEHWLGLEILHQLTSSNSYELLINMKDWEGNKRYARYSNFQVGNAASHYILYVSGYSGNAGDSFSSHNGFYFSTKDRDNDNSGVNCAMLYKGAWWYRSCHSSNLNGHYFIGGNRDSYADGIEWETWKGFYYSLKFTEMKIRIKL